Genomic window (Salvelinus alpinus chromosome 13, SLU_Salpinus.1, whole genome shotgun sequence):
CATTAACAAATGTACAATGTAATGACATATAGTTTGTCATAATGTGAAGTGTATTTTGGTTGTTTTAACAGAGTTCTCATGCTAACTTGTTAGCTATGCTAGCTCTCGTCCTGTTAGCAATGTAACGTAAGCTAACACCATTTGTGAGGTTCTGAGttatgcactataacccaatactatatcatatgtgattgaatattagcaccTGTTGGCCTGGGcacctgggtgtctgtgtgtgtgtgctggaagtaacagttagccccagataagtactgggaagctgtggttagccttgagcgagaacagtgtgcttttgtatacaggtgcaaatagctcagacaatgttgcagagctgtctgacctcagcctctggggtgagggagcgtaatctacacagcaacagcgccgggaCACCAAAGAGCGCAAAAAGGCTAGGACTAGCCTGAGCGCCGGcgataggctgggtgagtctaaaccacgcACAGTCTCTACTCtgtgacaggccggctcggaagcaGGAACTACCTCTGTCAGAGTAtattataatatctttgtcaggaaCAAGTCAGTTCCCTGTTTTATCCTGCGTGATGATACATTGAACCCGTATATacaaaaattgcatttgccatttattacttagttaataaaaaatacatagcATACAATTGGTGACTCATTGTCATACTTATCCTTATACCAGATTGAATTGACGCAACCCTAACACATTCCATACAAATGTGCggaaccgcgacattcaaacgaggctgcaaagaaaactaatgtaGCGACGGTGTTGACATCAacatctggggtgtgaactacatTTCTATTATTGcattgattgacatggtaatggctctatagtattggagaaaagttggaAAAAACGGACACCTCTGACTgtacgttacatcgtgacgtgtcatggcgTAACGTACagcagcacgcataaagcaactaattctgtcttacagcctctctccaccaggtgtagcacttctctcactgTTTAAAAACAAGACagggtaaagggggatacctagtcattttttgcgtcatcaccgCAAGctatcatgactctcaaaagccgctgtttacttctgaagatcactttagcaccgcctaaaacccgattcaaattcgacacaaaccttcaaataggtatgtaatgacccattatataaactctttatagtgttatatttacatttttagaggcgataaggtgataagttggacagatcgagtgaaaaaaagcagttTCCCCACACGACATCTCTCCTCACTATCACGCAAtaggtttcgcttccccacccgccatttttaaaaagacccaacGGAGTTCATTGacttcttgaatcatgcagagatgggcatcatgaaggactcgtcattgattttgttggaaaggggagaaattgtgctttacaatggtattgatattacagttgatctggaagtattacattttttgggcgctaaaataaggtcaattgtacggaccagcgcgatgtacaaaagtgagttagTTTTCGTTACactgctagctagcttcttttcaACATGTGCACCCCGTCCAAACCCAGAAGGTTCAACATTTTTGACCAGTTATTTTATGTtggaggagtgtgagagaggccATAAGTCAACGAACACTGCTGTGTATGTTATTGTGTctcagaaagaaaaaaaattgcaTGAGCTCCTGTACCATCATGTCAATGACTGCTGATTGATTGCCTCAGAAAGGAGTTAGAACCGGAAGgttacatataaactcagcaaaaaaagaaacatcccttttttaaggaccctgtctttcaaagataattcgtaaaaatccacagatcttcattgtaaagggtttaaacactgtttcccatgcttgttcaatgaaccataaacaattaatgaacatgcacctgtggaacggtcgttaagagacactaacagcttacagacagtaggcaattaaggtcacagttatgaaaatgtaggatactaaagaggcctttctactgactctgaaaaacaccaaaagaaagatgcccagggtccctgctcatctgcgcgAATGTGCCTTAGGTATGCTaaaaggaggcatgaggactgcagatgtggccagggcaataaattgcaatgtccgtactgtgagacgcctaaaacagcgctacagggagacaggaaggacagctgatcatcctcgcagtggcagaacaCGCAGAATGGGATCGACTATCCTACAACAATGAAGGTGACCTCCACAGCAGAGTTCACTGTCAACGGTTTTCCCCTACCATTATCTCTTGATGATGCATAGAGTCTATATTGCTGTTGAGTTCAGCACTGATAAAATACTTTGATATAGatacattatctctctctctccatttctggaACTCCTAATTGAGAGGCAAATCAATGTTCTATCAACATGCTAAGTTTTTGGTCAACAACAACGACCAAGTTTTCAATGAACATCAACTGAGGATCCTGGTAAACACAATAGACCACAGCATATCATTGTATTTGGCTGTATGCTTTGACGAATAAAGGTTGTTCTGGCCTGGAAGGTTAGCCCATGCACCACAAACTTGCGTCTGTTAAGGTTGCACGGCTGCATTTTCTTCAAAGGTGCGAAGACTTCTTTTCATAATGTTATATTATAATGCATGAATTTTCTTGAACAGTATGGAGTGTCTACTACTAAACTACCACAATTAATGTCATATAATGACTCCTATAGTGCTATATTGTATAAATACTTTTCCCCCCTCTCATTATTTCAATAGACACTCCTAGCGTGGTCCCCGATCTGTTTATCATTCCAACTCCCTGGAGAGCGAGCAAGGCATCACGGCGAGCACACGGGAGAGAAACAGCCGACTCAAAGCCAAGATCAGTTCCCAGTTTGAGGAGTTTAGAGGGCAGCTGATACTGAGAGAGGAGTGAGCAATGCAGGAGATGGGCATGGACTTTGAGAAGAAACTAACCGAGATAGAAGAGTTCCTGAAAAAGGGAAAGGAAAGACAGACCACTATTAAGTCAGGGATGGACATTGCTGAGCCTAGGGAGTTCCTCCTGTGGTGGACAGAAAGGCCAGGCTGAGGCGATCGAGAACAGACACTAATCGACAGTTGATGACCTGCAGGGACCTTTGACAAAGAAATGTCCCCTTCTGAGTCCACAGAAGACCTGGACAAAGGACCCATCTGCCACAGTCCAACCCAGGCATAACGAAACGAGGCCAAACCGTCACACACCCCAACACAGCTGGTACAGAACTGGAGAGCCTGCTCTGCTTCCTGGACCTAGAAAGCCTTGAGGAGCCTTTTCATGACCATCTCGCCCCTGGACGTAGAGCCCCAGCCACCTGTTCGTGAGCCCCTGGAATCCATCATACTAACCTGACGCTCTGCTGGAAAGGTCCCCCTCTGACAGAGGGGGTCCAAACTAAACTTTCCATTTTTTTTGAAAGAATAAGTAAAAAACTGGGCTCAATTATGAGTAGAAGAGTTGATGTAGAGTAGgtgagaatgacagatttttgaaTTGTGTAAATTCAATTGTTTTATGCTTGCTTTCCCTGGCTAGATTTTATTATGTTGAGTTACTTGCGTACATTAATCGTAGTGCCCTGCATTGAGTTTCAGCGGTGATAAGATTCTGcttcttaaaaaaaaacattatataCACATTGACAACATACAGTGCTTTACCGGCAGTACGGGAAAAAAATATCCACCATAAAACACTTAAAGATAAACCGTAGGCTGATTTTGGTGGGTACTGTAAGTCCTTAGCAAAGAAACCTGAAATAAATGCTTACAGACAAATACTTGCTATACAGTGATTTGCCTTATTTATTTTGACAAAACAAGCTACAAAATCTAATACTGAATGAATGCTCCAACAAAATAATTTATTAAGAAAATAAACATGACATCttgaaaaatataaatgtatgcctacttacacacacacatatatatatatatacacactcactctcGCAGATCTTTCCAAAAACATGTTCACAGATTTTGGATGAGTGACAGGAAGTTAATAAGAAACATAGAAATGGTACCAGGTTCAACAATTGTGGTACAAATTCACATTACACTGCAACACTATTGGTACATGGAGGGCTCTGTGGAGGGAGTGGAGGCAGAATTTCAGACAGGGGACTTCCTGAGAATGAGTCAAGGGAAGAGGCACCGGAGTTCCCACACAGTGGCATCCACTGTCCCACAGAATTGTGGCGCAATAAACTGATCCATATTTGATGCCCTCATTCTGAAATAACACAACATAGGCTAACGGTCACAGTGGCCTAAGCAAAAACACAGATGCAGTTTAGAATCCTCTTCAGTGGGGTTGATGGTGGGCTGAGAGCCAATGGGAAAGTAGCGTGGAACTGGAGAGGGTTCTAGAATGTCCAAAGTGCCTTGTGTatacctcctcctcctttcttttCCACCTAACTGGGATGTAGGATTTCTGTTCTCTGAAGCTGAGGAGAGGAAAATCAGCATCAGTCTTTAAGTAAGAGCACATGCAGATATGAAAATATGTGCATGACACAGGTGGCTCCTTAATAGGGGAGGACGTGCTCatcgtaatggctggaacggaattaaTGGATTGGTATCAAACATAaagacatggtttccatgtgttggataccattccacttaaTCCATTCCAACCATTATGAGCAGTCCTTCCCTCACCAGTCTCCTGTGGTGCAGGAGTATATTACTTATTTATGATCACTGAGCATTGGGGTTCTTTATTTCCAGCATCACGAGGATATGCATGTTGCCCTTCCTATCAGACTTTCCATCTGTATGCGTCTTCTTACAAATGATACTGTCCATAAGAATACAAATATGAAAGGATGTAAATTCTGATTTGGTGAGTCAGGTCTCACCAGTGTGTAGTTGTTGGGGGCTATGATGGGGTCTGGCCGAGTGTAGTCTGGGGGGTTTGCAAGGGGGTCGTAGCCGAGGTGGGCGAGCATGGGGGCGATGTCATCCATCTCACGCAGCACATCAGAGGGGATGTGACCCACCCACTTAGACAGGGCGTCTGTGTTTACAGGGTTCACGACCTGGTCTGTGGACCGCTCCACTCTACAGGGGGAGATCAGACAGATATAACattagtgtctgtgtgtttgtgtgagacttGATTCTCCACCTGACCTCTCCAACCTACAAGGGTCTAGACTAATTCCAATGCGTGTGTGCGCGCATCTATTTTTGTCCTGGCTTTGAGAGGTGCATATGGTTATGACAAGATGTAATGATTGCATAAGACAGAAGTATTATATAAAGCAGCTCACTGACTACCACAGCTGGCTTCACATtatgtctcatctctcttctaAACCTTCCATTAAAccctcatacatacatacagctcCAGACCTGGCTTCAAATGCTATTTGAACTCATTTAAAATACTTTATCTGGGATTGTTTGAGCAGAATAGTCAAAAAGGTGAAAAGAAAACCCTGTCCATTTGGCACTCCAGGCAAACAAGAGCAGACACTAAAAGTATTTGAAAATGTCAAAtagtattttaacccaggtctgtaCTGCACCGCACAGCTGGAAAAACCAGACTGTGACTGACCCCTGTACGCTTCATGAGCATTGTCGGTGTCCACTTATTCTATCATTCGGAAATGGAGGATAACTACCTATTCTTCAGGCATCTCTTTATTGCGAACTATACCATAACGCATCAAACGTCTGGTATGCAATCACCAGAAGATGAGACAAGCGggtgaggtatgtgtgtgtgtgtgtgtgagattgagcAGGGAATTTctgtatgtgtctatgtgtattTATTGAGGCAGTGTGTAACAGAGAGACGTGTGCGTTGTGAAGACAGACTGTGTAATGTGTGAATCCTGTGTAAGGAGTAATACTAAGTACACCTGTGAGCCATAATCTTCTACAGCAAAGGTTAAAGGGGAAAGGAAATAATGATTCTTAGGAGGGTGCTTGTCATGCATGTACATAAAGACAaactcgctctctctttcgctcacTTGGACAGCGACACTCCACCGGCCTTGCCAATGAGGTCTTCGTGGTGTAGCACGGCCGGGTCCCATGGCAACCCCAGGAAGCTCAGCAGcttcctcatctcttcctctGGGTGCAGTACCAGCTGCTCGTAGTGCACAGGCAGACAGCTGCCCTCAGGCGCCCCCTGGCACTGGGAGTACATGCCCTCCATCGCATGGCTCCACTTAGTTAGACAGTCCCTGTAACTAGTCAGGTCAAAACCAGAGATGGTCACCTgcaagaagagaggagggagaaggagtctGTGTTAAAGAGAAATATAGAGAAGAGAGTGAAGTGTCTGGAGAGCTCATGAATGGAAGCTCATCAGACCACAGCATGCAGAGGGaaccccctcccccaccccacacaACAGCAGTTGCTACCTTGCGTGAGATCATGGAGTGGACGGTAGCCCTTCCATCCCGTAGCATGAGAACAAACTTGGCCTGGGGGAAAATACGGGCCAGGTAGGACAGAGACTTCAGAGCAAATGGATCCTTGTTACAGAGCCTGGCTGCTGGCTCCCCATGACCTATTATTACCTGGTGGaagaaatcaatcaatcaatcaagcaaTGAATCAAGACGCAAAGCTATAGAAAATGGTGCAGTTACAATTTAATTACACTGCAGCATCCCAGCCTAGGCAACCCTTCCCATGTTTCAGGATGACCTGATGTAAAGTGAGAAGACAAACAGGAGAGACAAACACCATGGCTAACCTCCAGTAAGAACGCCCGCACTGCTGAGTCCAACACCTGGTCAGTGACCCCGGCCTCGTCCAGTCTGACCCGCTCTCTGGCCGAGCGACTCCAGGTGGCACGCATGGCAAGGAGACGCGGGATCACCCGTGTCTCCTCCCCGCAACGCACTGCATTGTGGGCATCCAGCATGGCCCGCATCAGTGTGGTGCCGCTCCGAGGGAACCCACCAATGAAAATGAGGGGTGTGTCCTCGCCATAGTAAATGGGAGATGCTTGGCTCTGATTGGTGGAGCCCAGGTGGGCATCTGCCCAGGTATGGCGGTGGGCGTGATCAGGGGGAGGGCAGTCGATGCCACTCAGGcccaggtagaggagagaggcggAGCAGAGGAGAGCACAGCCCAATAACATGCTCACCTTCTGTCCCCTCATGGTCAGTTAGACTGGAGGTTTATGGGCTGTGGACTGGAGTTAAGAGTAGGAGCTTGGGGTATGATTTGGTATAAAATCTGTGGGTTGAGACCTAGAGGGTTGAGAGAGGGGCAAGGGAGAATGACTGAGGCCTTTGGGTAGAAAATAACGTAGTGAGGAACGTAGAGACCCGTCGTCGCTGCCGGTCTAGGACCCCCCCAGGTGGCTCTGAGAGGGGTCCTTTCCAGCTGGGTGCCAGCCCTGTACATATCCTTGATCCACCATACTggacctgcaacacacacacgtcaacaaTACCCTTAGGAAaggcttatttttgtttttcatttataTTATTTCTTCTGGTGACCACATACAAAACACGCTATGTTATTACGCATTACATTTTGGAACAATTTCAGAACAATTGTAGCTTCCTGCATGTGTCCTGTCATTGAACTCCCCAACGAATGACTGAACTAGCTGCCCAAGAGACACAGAAGAGAGTGTGCAGTTGGATTTCTGCAACATTCATATTCCACATCCTGCATTTGGAGAGCCACTAACTACACGGTTATGCTGCCTTCTCGTAAATGCCATCAACTCAATGCTCTCCCTTTCTTCTCACCTCAGTTTCTTTCTTTCCTCTATCCCTCATTGTCACACTCATGTAAAGCCACTAAATGCTACTGTTCCATGTTTTCCTACAGTGACAGCTTGCTCAGCCACACTACAATGCAAAGCAATTTGTTTAAGATCCTATGAGTCACTACAAAACTGAATCAAAAGCCTGCCGAATGCCGATCCTCACATGCTGCAACAATCAACAGTTATATTTACTCTGCTAGCTAGTTTTAGGCTACTAAGAGTTTACACAGTGTTAACGCAGAGTTTGCACCCAAAACAAAAATGTACCTAAAACATTTACAAAGACTGTGTAGCCTAATTTATACATTTTTGTTCATTCCCTTCTGAAAGGCCTAGGTACAAATGCTTTGTACAAGTGGCCTGTATTAGCGAAGTACTTCAAAGTAACTGTCCTGTGTtaagatttctatgaaatatgacctataattaattaaaattacagtgcatttggaaagtattcagacccctttccgttacagccttattctaaaacggattcaATAGATTTTCccccgtcaatctacacacaacaccccataatgacaaagcaaaaaaacaggtttagacattttggcaaatgaattaaaaaaacaaatatcacatttacataagtattcagactctttacttagtactttgttgaagtacctttggcagcggttacagccCTGATTCTTGTTGAATATGACGTTACAAGcatgacacacctgtatttggcgagtttctcccatccttctctgttgatatccctctagtggtgtgggggcagtGATTTGGCAAAGTGGAtgtggttatatcctgcctggatGGCCCTGTCATGGGGGTaacgtcggacggggccacagtgttcCCGCCCCCCCGTTTCAGCTTCCAGTATCTAttctgcaatagtctatgtgcagggaggctagggtcagtctgtcctatctggtgcaattctcctgtcttatctggtgtcctgtgtgaacttaagtatgctctctcccACTCTACCTcaatgctcagctatgaaaagccaactgacatttactcctgaggtgctgaactgttgcaccctctacaaccactgattattatttgaccctgctgctcCTTATTTATCAATGTTTGATCATCTCGAAGTACTCTTATAAAtcgccacccggcacagccagaagaggaatgGCCACCCCTCAAGAGTatggttcctctccaggtttcttccTAGTGTTGGATTCAgggtaaactttgaacattgagatattagaGAATGATAGATCAGACGCATAGTGTATAAGGAGTGAAAGAAACTGGGTTTTATGTCAGGAGGTAATGGGTCTCCGTAGAAAGacagatggctttggaatgtgttgagTGGACGGGAGGAGATCACAGGATTGCTATAGGGGAAgcggatggacatctgtggattaggagAGGTTgaggtcagatcccctgaagggagtaatacatccacacttgttttttttcttcaccttttTACTCCCAAATTTCGTGCTTACAATCttttctcatcgctgcaactccccaaagtGCTCGGGAGAGTCCTCTGACCATcaatatgtttggaagaaaaagggggaggcttgcaagccgaagaacaccatcctaaccgtgaagcacgggggtggcagtatcatgttgtgggggtgctttgctgcaggagggactggtgcacttcacaaaatagaaggcatcatgaggcaggaaaattatgtggatttattgaagcaacagctcaagacatcagtcaggaagttaaagctttgtcgcaaatgggtcttccaaatggacaatgaccccaaacatacttccaaagttgtggcaaaatggcttaatgacaacaacgtcaatgtattggagtggccatcacaaagccctgacctcaaacctatatcaaatttgtgggcagaactgaaaaagcgtgtgcgagcaaggaggcctacaaacctgactcagttacaccagctctgtcaggaggaatgggccaaaattcacccaacttattgtgggagcttgtggaaggctacatgaaacgtttgacccaagttaaacaatttaaaaggcaatgctatcaaatactaattgagtgtatgtaaacttctgacccactgggaatgtgatgaaagaaataaaagctgaaataaatcattctctctattattctgacatttcacattcttaaaataaagtggtgatcctactgacctaaaacagggaatttctactaggattaaatgtcaggaattatgaaaaactgagtttaaatgtacttggctaaggtgtatgtaaacttccgacttcaactgtatacactacCACCGGTGGAACCATGTATTTGTTTTATACAGCTGTATGACCCAAtaggtgaataaacttggtttaagctttacTAGTCGTCCTTGAGTGTTAACAGGTTCATTTAGAACCTAACAATGCCAAAACATTTAGGAGatagaggtgctcaaagttggCCCATTTTGCATTCCCCCCATTTTGATattatttaaaagcttacaaacaggctTGTCGAAAGTTATTGAAATCAAATGGAATGACACTCTGGTctaatagtgcactatataggaaatagggtgccattagggactcAAAAATGTAATCTGTCCCAGAATGAAGAGTAGGCTACAGAGCAGTCTCATTggctctcttctcctgtctgttCAGTGGATGTGGAGGACTGGGCCTCTGGTTGAAACAGGGAGGCAACACCCACTTTCTGAATTGGAGTACTAGCTAGCCAACTCGTTACATTTCTGACAGATGAGGATGTTGAATGTGAACACTGGACAGAAATTGGTAAATAATAAATGATTATTATTATGTACATTATATAGGCTGTTATTTCAGCATGAGTAGTGTGACGACCACGAATGAGAAGGTTTTGAATTCATTCAGTCTAGTCCAGACACTGCGCTTCCCCTTTCATTTCCAATGAAATAGCCAGCATCAGGTGCGCAATAAGGCGACAGTTGCCATTTAATTTGTTCTATAGTGTGCGTTGTAACCGTGTCTTAAAGCCAACATGGGCGCCGAATCGAATCCACTATTTCCATTATTGGATTACAATTAAATAGTCAAGTCAACGTTAATCTCCGCTGGAGTTCTATGGACGGATTGGCTAGATCTGTACAACCAGTCAGGAGCCCTCAACCACAAACATAGCAAGGCCTATTTGAATGCAGGACTTCAACAGTGTGTGACCATAGGGATGGGATTAGCAAGGCTATGTGAGAATGCACTGTCAAAAAACAGTCCAGAACTGCCATAAATGTGTGTGTTAGAGATTGCCAGGTATGTGATAGCtcagaacgtgtgtgtgtgtgtgtgtgtaggattaTTCCACGATTCTCTATCGGACACTGAGCTCCAGGATGTTaacctacagtggcaagaaaaagtaggtgaaccttttggaattacctggatttctgcataaattggtcatcagatttaatctgatcttcatctaagtcacaacaatagacaaacagtgtgcttaaactaataacacacaaattgtatttttcttgtcctatattgaatacataatttaaacattcacagtgtagattagaaaaagtatgtgaacccctaggctaatgagtcctccaaaagctaattggagtccaatcaatgagacgagattggagatgttgcttagagctgccttgccctataaaaaaactcAAAAAAATTTAGTttactattcacaagaagcattgcctgatgtgaaccatgcctcgaacaaaagagatctcagaagacataagattaagaattgttgagtatctctaaaagccttgatgttcatcagtcagCAGTAAGACAAatggtctataaatggagaaagttcagcactgttgctgctctccctaggagtggccgtcctgcaaagaagactgcaagagcacagcgcagaatgctcaatgaggttaagaagaatcagtgtcagctaaagacttacagaaatctctggaacacgctaacatctctgttgacgagtccacaatacataaaacactaaacaagaatggtgtccatgggaggacaccacagaagaagccactgcggtctgaagtttgcaaaagtgcacctggatgttccacagcgctactggcaaaatattctgtggacagataaaactacagttgagttgtttggaaggaacacacaacactatgtgtggagaaaaaagggcacagcacaccaacatcaaaacctcatcccaactgtaaagtatggtggagggagcatcatggtttgggactgctttgctgcctcagggcatggacagcttgctatcatcgacggaaaaatttaatcccaagtttatcaagacattttgcaggagaataggctatctgt
Coding sequences:
- the tpst1l gene encoding tyrosylprotein sulfotransferase 1, like, with amino-acid sequence MRGQKVSMLLGCALLCSASLLYLGLSGIDCPPPDHAHRHTWADAHLGSTNQSQASPIYYGEDTPLIFIGGFPRSGTTLMRAMLDAHNAVRCGEETRVIPRLLAMRATWSRSARERVRLDEAGVTDQVLDSAVRAFLLEVIIGHGEPAARLCNKDPFALKSLSYLARIFPQAKFVLMLRDGRATVHSMISRKVTISGFDLTSYRDCLTKWSHAMEGMYSQCQGAPEGSCLPVHYEQLVLHPEEEMRKLLSFLGLPWDPAVLHHEDLIGKAGGVSLSKVERSTDQVVNPVNTDALSKWVGHIPSDVLREMDDIAPMLAHLGYDPLANPPDYTRPDPIIAPNNYTLLQRTEILHPS